A DNA window from Primulina tabacum isolate GXHZ01 chromosome 12, ASM2559414v2, whole genome shotgun sequence contains the following coding sequences:
- the LOC142520892 gene encoding auxin-induced protein AUX22-like isoform X2 translates to MEKTNGLGMVLETELRLGLPGGGELGEIKNEKKRVFSELSSDRGDREENKNPVVGWPPVCTYRRKNSFTEMKMYVKVSMDGAPFLRKIDLSLHKAYCDLVMALDKLFGSFDNGEGSKDSDNCKYVPIYEDKDGDWMLVGDVSWEMFIESCKRLRIMKRSDAKLQAKDLLKGLSKDE, encoded by the exons ATGGAGAAAACCAATGGTTTAGGCATGGTACTCGAAACCGAGCTGAGGCTGGGGCTTCCCGGCGGGGGTGAATTGGGAGAGATCAAGAATGAGAAGAAAAGGGTGTTTTCCGAACTTTCCAGCGACCGTGGTGATAGGGAGGAGAACAAGAATCCGGTGGTGGGGTGGCCGCCGGTGTGCACTTATCGGAGGAAGAATAGCTTTACTGAGATGAAAATGTACGTGAAAGTGAGCATGGATGGAGCTCCTTTCCTTCGCAAGATTGATTTGAGTTTGCATAAAGCGTATTGTGATCTTGTCATGGCTCTTGACAAACTCTTTGGATCTTTTGATAACG GGGAGGGATCCAAAGATTCAGACAACTGTAAGTACGTTCCAATTTACGAGGACAAAGATGGAGATTGGATGCTCGTTGGAGATGTCTCATGGGA AATGTTTATAGAGTCATGCAAAAGGCTTCGGATTATGAAGAGATCGGACGCAAAGCTTCAAGCAAAGGACCTTCTCAAGGGACTCTCCAAAGACGAGTGA
- the LOC142520892 gene encoding auxin-induced protein AUX22-like isoform X1, producing MEKTNGLGMVLETELRLGLPGGGELGEIKNEKKRVFSELSSDRGDREENKNPVVGWPPVCTYRRKNSFTEMKMYVKVSMDGAPFLRKIDLSLHKAYCDLVMALDKLFGSFDNVGEGSKDSDNCKYVPIYEDKDGDWMLVGDVSWEMFIESCKRLRIMKRSDAKLQAKDLLKGLSKDE from the exons ATGGAGAAAACCAATGGTTTAGGCATGGTACTCGAAACCGAGCTGAGGCTGGGGCTTCCCGGCGGGGGTGAATTGGGAGAGATCAAGAATGAGAAGAAAAGGGTGTTTTCCGAACTTTCCAGCGACCGTGGTGATAGGGAGGAGAACAAGAATCCGGTGGTGGGGTGGCCGCCGGTGTGCACTTATCGGAGGAAGAATAGCTTTACTGAGATGAAAATGTACGTGAAAGTGAGCATGGATGGAGCTCCTTTCCTTCGCAAGATTGATTTGAGTTTGCATAAAGCGTATTGTGATCTTGTCATGGCTCTTGACAAACTCTTTGGATCTTTTGATAACG TAGGGGAGGGATCCAAAGATTCAGACAACTGTAAGTACGTTCCAATTTACGAGGACAAAGATGGAGATTGGATGCTCGTTGGAGATGTCTCATGGGA AATGTTTATAGAGTCATGCAAAAGGCTTCGGATTATGAAGAGATCGGACGCAAAGCTTCAAGCAAAGGACCTTCTCAAGGGACTCTCCAAAGACGAGTGA
- the LOC142521487 gene encoding F-box/kelch-repeat protein At1g80440-like encodes MGYMELIPGLPDDVGLECLIRISQENFPFVSSTCMKWKDTIHLPEFWQRRKAANLAQKIVVFSQAKVGDLGQEPGTKKYSSTQVYRLTLCEPETGRWAELPAIPDQKDDGLPMFCQLVGIGSNLVVIGGWDPTTWKVSNDVFVYNFVSAKWRRGAPMPGCRRSFFACASDDRRFVFVAGGHDTEKSALKSAMAYDLTEDLWVMLPEMETERDESAGIFHHGKFYVVGGYVTSMQGRFETSAETFDVASWQWSSVQKDFLNSAICPRNCIGNADGRFFLSCSGNVVALQGSEWKGVAEQPDDVQNTTHMTTCRDKVFVMGSRRSGERHQMFILDLKSCRSERVDATDEFSGHVQSGCCLEL; translated from the exons ATGGGATACATGGAGCTTATTCCGGGTCTACCGGATGATGTTGGATTGGAATGTTTGATTCGGATTTCTCAAGAGAATTTTCCTTTTGTTTCATCAACTTGCATGAAATGGAAGGATACGATTCACCTGCCGGAGTTTTGGCAGCGGCGGAAAGCTGCGAATTTGGCACAGAAAATTGTCGTCTTTTCTCAAGCCAAGGTCGGTGACTTGGGGCAAGAACCCGGAACCAAGAAGTATTCATCCACCCAGGTTTACAGGTTAACGCTTTGCGAACCGGAAACGGGTCGTTGGGCTGAGCTTCCGGCGATACCGGATCAAAAGGATGATGGGTTACCAATGTTCTGCCAGCTCGTTGGAATCGGTTCGAACCTTGTTGTGATTGGCGGCTGGGACCCGACGACATGGAAGGTTTCCAATGATGTGTTTGTTTACAACTTTGTTTCTGCTAAATGGAGACGAGGCGCCCCCATGCCTGGTTGCCGGAGATCTTTCTTTGCATGTGCGTCTGATGATCGGCGATTCGTGTTCGTTGCTGGAGGACACGACACGGAGAAATCTGCGTTGAAAAGCGCCATGGCTTATGATTTGACAGAAGATTTATGGGTTATGCTGCCGGAGATGGAAACAGAACGCGATGAATCAGCCGGGATATTCCATCACGGAAAGTTTTATGTCGTCGGAGGATATGTCACAAGCATGCAAG GTAGATTCGAGACAAGCGCCGAAACATTTGATGTTGCTTCTTGGCAATGGAGTTCAGTTCAAAAAGATTTCTTAAACAGTGCAATTTGTCCAAGAAACTGTATTGGCAATGCAGATGGGAGATTCTTTCTGTCTTGCAGCGGTAATGTGGTGGCACTGCAAGGATCGGAATGGAAAGGAGTGGCGGAGCAGCCAGATGATGTGCAGAATACGACCCACATGACAACGTGCAGAGACAAAGTGTTCGTGATGGGTTCTAGGAGGTCCGGTGAACGGCACCAGATGTTTATATTGGATCTGAAGAGTTGCAGATCGGAAAGAGTGGATGCGACagatgaattttcgggccaCGTTCAATCAGGATGTTGTCTAGAACTTTAA